In Streptomyces sp. NBC_00683, the DNA window CTGGAGCTGGCGCGGCGGCCCGGTGAGGGCGGGGCGTGGCTGCGGAAGTGGCGGGCCGAGGCCCCGAAGGACGCGGGCGGCGCGGCGGTGCACGCCGAGTTCCTGGTGCAGCAGGCGTGGCGCACCGCCGCGGTGGGCACCGATGACTTCCGGATCATCCTGGAGGAGGCCCGTACGGTGTGCGGCGAGGCGGCGCTGCTGGCGCCGGGCGACCCCGTCCCGTACATCGTGGAACTGGCCGTCGCCCGCGGACTGGGCTACTCCCACGAGCAGTTCGACCAGGTGTGGGCGAAGGTCATCGACCGCGCCCCCGCCCACATGGGTGCGCACATCGCCGCCCTGCACTTCTGGTGCGAGAAGTGGCACGGCTCGGCCGAGCTCGTCGACCGCTTCGCCACCGCGGCCGCCGCCCGCGCCCCGCAGGGCTCGCTGCTGGCCGCGCTGCCGCTGTTCGCGCTGTACGAGAACCTGCCGGAGGTCAACCTCGTGCAGGGCTTCTACCGGGGTACCGTCGTGACGAAGGCGGTCGGGGGCGCGATGTTCGCGGTGCACGCCGCCCGCGCGGACGATCCGGTACTCGCCCACGTCCGGCACTTGCTGGTCCTCTTCCTCGTCCGCATGGAGCGCTGGTCGGAGGCGATGCACCAGCTCGTCCACATCGACGGCCACGTGGGTGCGCTGCCCTGGATCCAGGACTCCGATCCGGCCGCCGAGTACACGGTGTACCGGGCGCTGGCCGTCGCCGGGTACGAGGCGAACGGCGGCAGCCCGGCGACGCTGCCGCAGTAGCCGCCGACGGGCAGGGGGTGCCGGAATCCACGGCGCCCCCGTGGCGTTGTACGCACTGAACACCGACCCCGGAGGAGCCCCCGCATGTTCCTGAACCACCGCACCCCGCAGCTCCCCACCCCCGAGGAGGCCCTGCGTGGCCGCCCCGTCCCCGAATTCCCGGTCCCGTCCCGCCACACGGTCCTCGGCAACCCGCTGACCGGCCCGTACCCGGAGGGTCTGGAGGTCGCGGACTTCGCACTGGGCTGTTTCTGGGGTGCCGAGCGCAAGTTCTGGCAGACCGAAGGCGTGTGGACGACCCTCGTCGGCTACCAGGGCGGCTTCACGGAGAACCCGGCGTACGAAGAGGTCTGCTCGGGCCTGACGGGCCACACCGAGGCGGTCCGTGTCGTCTTCGACCCGACGGTCGTGGGTTACGCGGAGCTGCTGAAGCTCTTCTGGGAGTCCCACAACCCGACCCAGGGCTTCCGCCAGGGCAACGACGTGGGCACGCAGTACCGGTCGGCGGTCTACACCCACACCGCGGAGCAGGCGGAGGGCGCGGCCGCGTCCCGCGAGGCGTACCAGCGGGTCCTCACCGGCGCCGGCTTCGGCGAGATCACCACGGAGATCCTGCCGGCCGAGGGCCGCACGCTGTGGCCGGCGGAGCCGTACCACCAGCAGTACCTGGACAAGAACCCGGACGGCTACTGCGGCATCGGCGGTACGGGAGCCACGCTGGAGTCCCCCTCCGAGACGAACTGGGGCCGCGCCTGCCCGACGGGCATCGCCCCGGCTCCCGGAGCGTGAGCCGAGGCTCCGCGCAGTGACGTGGGCCCCGTCACCGGCTGCTGCCGGTGACGGGGCCCACGTGTCGTGCGGGGCAGGTCAGGAGGCGACGAAGCGTGCGATCTGACCGAGCACGACCGTGTCCGCCAGGAACCCGATGTGGGTCTGGCACAGCACGTCGTTGTTCGTCGCGCCGCTCAGCCGGGTGCTGGTGTACGGAATGATGATTCCGTCGCAGGCCGAGTACCAGCTGGCGTATTTGGTGTCACCCGGCGTCTCGTCACCCGCGGTGATCTGGGCGATGAAGGAGGAGCCGGGGTACATCTGCTGGCAGGTCGTGTAGATCAGGCAGGCGCCCGCGTACGTGGTGCCGTGGTTCGCGCCGGCGATCGAGGCGAGATGGCTGACGCTGGTGTTGCCGCCCAGCACCTTCAGGTAGTACTGGCTGACGAGGCCGCCCATCGAGTGGTTGACGATCGCGACCTTGCTCGCGCCGGTCCGCGCCTTCACGTTGTTGACGAAGGACGCGAGGCCCTGGGCGTTGGAGACGTTGTTGCCGTACGAGTTGTACTCGTAGGCGAAGAGCTTGGAGCTGGACCAGCCGTTGAGCTGGAAGACGCTTATCGCGGTGGTCCAGTTGGACGCGTTGCCGGTGTAGCCGTGGACGAAGACGACCGGTGTGCTCGTCGACAGCGGCTGGACGGCCGCGTCGGCCGACTGCGCGGCGGAGGCGGGCTGCGCTGTTTCGGCCGCGCCGGCCGTGGGGGCGGCGGAGAAGAGGGTGAACGCGACCGCGGCGGACGCGAGAACGCCGAGAAGCCGACGCGGGGATCGACGACGCATGGAGCACTCCTGACGGGGATACGGGTGCCTGACCCGCCCAGAGTCCTCGGCGAGGAGCTGCCCGCCATCGGCGAAATGACCAGTGCCGTCGGCCGGATCCCCGTCCGCGCATCACGCAGGAAGCGGCGCGTGTCCCGTACCCGGGCTCAGGCCGCCAGCAGCACTGCGCCCATCGGAGCCCCGGCGGGTGCGGTCCGGCTCTGCCGGGCGAGCTCCTGCTGAGCCAGGGACAGCACGTCCGTGAGCCCGAGCCCGAGCGAGCGGGCAGCAGCGGCAAGGACCTCGGACGAGGCCTCCTTGAGGCCGCGCTCGACCTCGGAGAGGTACGGCATCGAGATCCGGGCGTCCTCGGCCACGTCCTTGAGCGTCCGCCCCTGGGCGAGCCGCTCGCGGCGCAGGACGTCCCCGACGACGTCCCGCCAGAGCGGCTCTCTGGCGGCGGG includes these proteins:
- the msrA gene encoding peptide-methionine (S)-S-oxide reductase MsrA — translated: MFLNHRTPQLPTPEEALRGRPVPEFPVPSRHTVLGNPLTGPYPEGLEVADFALGCFWGAERKFWQTEGVWTTLVGYQGGFTENPAYEEVCSGLTGHTEAVRVVFDPTVVGYAELLKLFWESHNPTQGFRQGNDVGTQYRSAVYTHTAEQAEGAAASREAYQRVLTGAGFGEITTEILPAEGRTLWPAEPYHQQYLDKNPDGYCGIGGTGATLESPSETNWGRACPTGIAPAPGA
- a CDS encoding esterase/lipase family protein, giving the protein MRRRSPRRLLGVLASAAVAFTLFSAAPTAGAAETAQPASAAQSADAAVQPLSTSTPVVFVHGYTGNASNWTTAISVFQLNGWSSSKLFAYEYNSYGNNVSNAQGLASFVNNVKARTGASKVAIVNHSMGGLVSQYYLKVLGGNTSVSHLASIAGANHGTTYAGACLIYTTCQQMYPGSSFIAQITAGDETPGDTKYASWYSACDGIIIPYTSTRLSGATNNDVLCQTHIGFLADTVVLGQIARFVAS
- a CDS encoding helix-turn-helix domain-containing protein, which codes for MSSHAQNRARVIPLRPVPATPGPAPAAREPLWRDVVGDVLRRERLAQGRTLKDVAEDARISMPYLSEVERGLKEASSEVLAAAARSLGLGLTDVLSLAQQELARQSRTAPAGAPMGAVLLAA